gctAGCATTTTTTTATCAGAGTAAATACAGCCGAATATTGATAAGTCAACTTATCCGAGAGAGCTTTCAATGCGTCACGCCGGGGTAAGTCCACACAAAACACTGCCCTTTAGTTATTCTAAAATCCCCTACGGAAAAATGGTGGATAGACGATTGGatccatttccctgtttgaccgttAGGCTTTATGGGTACTATGACACCTCCACGCTGGGGCTCTATAGCAAATAGAGAAAATAACACTGGCGAGATGGCTTGAAGCCGAGCCATTAATAAAGATGAGAATATTTGAGCTAAAAACACATTAAAGTGAATACATTTGAGTCCTGATGAGCCGTCTAGACTATACAAGGTCAGTTCGATAAGGCAGGCTTTGGATAGCGAGCCTCCTCAAGCTATCAAATATTGGCAAACATAACAATGCGAAATACCTACTTTGTAACATCACCTTATTTCTGCGCCGCTTGCACGTTCATGTCGGTGACATCGAATCTTCTGTCTCTTTGTGGCCAGCATGCTCCTTCGGGTGAGTCACTTCATCTTTTGTTCTTTGTGTCCATGTTGCTCGGctcatcaacaacaaaaatatctCTCGAGCATCTAATCTCAATAGCCTACTCCCCCACCTTGCAGTGTCAGCAACTGGTGCTGCAGCCCAACCCAAAACGAAATTAGTGAGTTAGTTTCCAACACTCAGTAAGTAAAGAAATATATAATTACTGCTAGCCTGGTTCCGAATGTAGCAGCAGCTTTATCGTCGACGGGTGGTGTCTAGTTGTCAACTTGCCATCTAGAATGGGGTTGTGGCGCCATCTGCTGGTATATTTACTGTACTTGGAGCCTGATAAGAGACGGAAAATTCACCGACACCTTTCTGAAGACTGAGAATCTGCTCAGATTTTTGCTGAataacccccctcccctcctcaaaGTGCAGTGTCAAAGACTTGTCTTTATGGAAGGCCAAATATTCCGTTGAATAGTAAATTGCACTATTTTTCTGTGGTGTTGTTGGCGAAGAGCGTACACCACTCtttcataaaaaaatatgtttgagATTTTATTCTAGTTTTACATAGCAAAAATCCATTTAAGCGTTAAGGCACATAGGTTACCATAGAATGGCCAGTttgaaggtaaaaaaaaaatatacatttggtTTGTCAGTTGGGAAGAGGTCATATACAAACAAAGTGAACAAAGACATGGAATTAGCATGTGACAGAATAAATCAGGAGAATTAAACATAATTAGGTGCCAGTTACTAGTGAATATGACTAAACACACATTAGTCTACTCAAGATGTAAAATGACGTGAGTTATAGCAATCAGATAGCAGACAAGTGATCTTATGTGGAACAAAATGTGACTTTTTCCTACAGAATGCTGATAATTGTAGTCCTACCTGAACAAAGTGTTCCGTGTGGAATGGAATCACAAAGTGAAAATCAAGGCCCGCATGTACATTTATCATAAATTGTGATGTTAATGAAATGACAATGGTGGTAGAAGAGTTCCACTGACTATGGTTAGACAGGGTTTTTTCCCTCAATCCATGTGTCGGAGTTTGAAAGGAAAAAAGGAGCTATGCATTGCATTAAAAGGGGGTGGAAGTATTGCATGATAAATGAAACTGGACAGGCAGTTGAGTAAGCATTAGATCCAACACAGCCTGGCTCTGGCCAGAAATCAAATCCGAGAGGTTGCAACTTTAGCCCTTTCTTGGAGAATATTTCCTTTGTGAATCTTTACTTTGGTTTAGCTACAAACTTGGAAAGAATAATGAAATAAGCAAATAAACCTTGGAAACAGTTTGTCATAATGAAACCTATGTAAAAAGACAAATCATGGCCATCAGTGATTGAGATGTAACTGATGTTCAAGTGAGTGGCATTCTCTCTCAACCCCAGACGATTTACAAATACTCAGGTGATCTTCCATTGTGAATTGGGACTCATGAAAATGTGGTcccaagaaaatcacattgacaGAAGAAAAACAACATTGAAGCTACTGTAATAGAATAGATAGAAATAACTTGCTCTTCAACAACTTACATTAAATTAGCATCAATTTCTGTACTGTTATCTAAATACAACGCCAACAAATTTTCACAATATACactgagggtacaaaacattcagaacatctgctctttccatggcattgaccaggtgaaagctatgatcccttattgccatcacctgttaaatccacttcaaatcagtgtagatgcagGGGAGAAGAAAGGTTAACAAAGGATTAAGCCTAGAGATATGGATTGtgtttgtgccattcagaggatgaatgggaaaGAACTAccacgctgctgtgtttttccaCACTCAACCGTTTCCggtgtttcaagaatggtccaccacctaaaggattgtgggaagcattggggtcaacatTGGCTAGCATCGCTGTGGACTGCTTTCGAAACCTTGTCAAGTTAAtaccctgatgaattgaggctgttctgagggcaaaggggggtgcaactcaacattagaaaaggtgttcctactgttttgtacactgtgtatatcaTGTCTTGCTACAATTCTGTCTAATTGCAAACAGATGCAGAATTGGAGGAAATTAAGCTTGTAATTGACAAATCAAAGACAAAATGTGATGAAGGTAAAACTTTAAAAGAGAAGCCATTTTAGACATAAGAATCTTGTATAATTTCACCTTGCAACCAAATAAATAATGCCAGCATCAGAGACACATTATCGAGTGCAACCCGAGTTGCCATCGACCAGTAAGAGCTGGCTAAAGCTGTGTTATTGACGTCATAAGTCATTGTCTAACTGACCGTTCCGATCCCACGGTTTCCTGTGACAATATAATGGGAACGTTGTTCCTTCAACAGTCATCCCACGGGGCAAGAAATGTAGAAAAGAAGCTGCACTGTCCAGCCGTATGCATAAACGTGTCCTTATTAGAGAAGGTTCTTGTAGTCTTATTAGCTGCGCCATATTGAGATGTTTTCCCAACATTGGCACAAACGTGCAAGAGTAATTTAAGGTCACAGTAGGTACCTGGACACTTCGGAGGCATCATATCCAAACTATAGGAAATGTCCCCTATAGACGTGTCAAAAGGAGTTATTGAGAGAAAATGGCTCCTGTCGCAAAAAAAAGGTTTTGGTCTCAATTTCAACCTTCTCCATGTAAGGCAACAAACTACTATCATCTCACGACAGGATGCAGCCCAGTGGTTTTGGGATGAACTGAACTCCCAACGTGATATCCAAATTAAATAAGGGAGTAAAAGAAAAACATTGGTTTGTTTGGGGGAAAGAGTCTGACCACACGGCTAGTGTGCTGCTAAGTCTCCTCATCCCAGAGACAGAGCTGTTTGTGGGGGACATAGTAGGTGAAGTGGTAGCCTTTGCTGCAGCTTTTGATGCCACACTTGTAGGGGCTGCCTTTGCCTGTGGTGTCGCGGTTGCGGCAGTACTTGAGCAGGCAGGGGTACCACTCCAGGCGCAGGCTGAAGCTGCAGGAGCAGGGCTGCCACACGTCTCTCGTAGAGCGGCACGACAGCAGGACCGGGACCACGTCCACCGACTGGGGCAGGATCTCAAACACGGAGCCCTCCACTCCTACAGGTGCAGAAAGCAACATATTTGTGAGTCAATGCTCTAATAAAAAGGTGCCTGGTCCCAGTTCTGTTTGTGCGGTCTTGACAATTCCCTctgtgacaatgaccataggattTAGCAAGACGGCACAAACCaatatgggaccaggctagtaatAAGAAACTTTGTCATGCAAGAGTGCTGTTCTCACCATGCACTGTACACTATGACCATCAAGCAACATCGTTTACAGTACTGCAGTGTACATTATCTATGCCTAGACACTGTGGACTTAATATAAAGGagtaagttagtcctaaatatttctaaaactaaaagcattgcatttgggacaaatcattcactaaacctcaactaaaactTGAATAATAAcatggaaattgagcaagttggctcaaagtggaggagaaatGGACTTCCATCACTGCTTGTATTTATAAGaggttgaatgcaccgagctgtggGTTTGAACTACTGgtgcacagctcggacacccatgcataccccacaagacatgccacgaggtctcttcacagtcagtaggggcctgagggcacacagtctgaatatattgtaatgttttcaaaattgtataaactgcttTAATtttggaagagtagctgctgccttggcaacagctaatggggatccataataaatacaaataaactaAAGACACATGGCTATTTTCAGTCAGCAAAACAACTATCACGAAACGTAATTGTTTAAAGTTATGCCAAGAATACACTCATATAGAAAAAGAGCTTTAGGAGCCAAACATTTCAGGGAGAGTGTAATCTTTGTTTAAATTGTCAAAGACTAATAGTGTTATTGAAATAGAACTGTGCTAGTTTTGTATGGTAGTGTACATATAGAGCTAAAATGTATTGGATTAATTTACATTCGAGCGAGAATGTGATTAAGGTCTAGACCAAGGATGGGCAACACCATTCCCAGAGGCCATAGTGTGGTGGCTTTCATTCCAGCTAGTCATACTTCTCAGAAAGAGGGTGGGGGCTGACCTCTCCAAATGAAAAAGAGAAGCTGGGAGGACAAAAATGAAAAGGTGAAATGTATCTTTTATTTCACGTCCACACAATGGTGGACAAATGTGTATCATGTCTTGAGAAAGGCCACTAGGACAAAACATTGACTGTGAAAGATTGTGTTGTGGAAGaaagtacacaattgtcatacttgagtaaaagtaaagattcacttgagtcattttctaaggtaagtcacccagtaaaatactagagtaaaagcctaaaagtatttggttttaaatatacttaaaacctcttggaactctaggggcagtattttcatttttcatttttcattttaaacaggatattttgtcatgacaagatgctagaatatgcatataattgacagctttggatagaaaacacaaatgtttccaaaactgtaaaaatattgtctgtgagtataacagaactgatgttgcaggcaaaagcctgagaaaaatccaatccggaagtgccccaggttttgagatcgtttcaaattgcttatattaagcaTACCAGCCGGCACCATTTTatttttacggatagccaggggcacactccaacactcagacatcatttacaaaaaaagcatttgtgtttagtgagtccgccagatcagtagggattaccagggatgttctcttgataagtacatgaattggacaattttcctgtcctgctaagcattcaaaatgtaacgagtaattTTGGGTCTtacggaaaatgtatggagtaaaaagtacattgtctTCAGGAATGAAGTAcaagttgtcaaatataaattgtaaagtacagatatcccaaaaaactacttaagtagtaccttaaagtatttttacttaagtactttagacCACTGCAGATAAAAATGAAAGGTTCTCTCTCATTTTCCATTTGTATTAATTCCCTTTGGGACGACATTATCTGTGACACTGTGCCCACATTCATTCTATTGACCTCTCTCCAGCCAATGTTGGACGTCCCTCTCCCGGGTGTAGATGGCCTCCCGGGCCTCGCTGCACATGTTGTAGATGTGGCTGCTGAGCTGCCACGCCCGGCTCAGGTTCAGCGCAACGTTCATGGTCAGCTGGTCCAGGCCCCGCCTCTCCTCGGCCATGCGGATGGCGTGAGGGTTTTTCTGATGGACAGCAGGATAAAGTCAGTCATGTCGCCAAGATCACTTTATCAAAATGGGATAATGCTCATTCACTTCCCCCACTCCGAGCAAGGACACTCACTGGCCTTATTTGTTACTTGTTATTCCCTGTATATTTCCTTTGGAGTTATCACTGATTAGACACAGCAGGAATAGGTGAAAGCAACATAGTGGAACTACAAAGGAAGCTCTTGCTAGCAAGTATCATGTGTTAGATCAGTGATTACccgaaggagaggaagaaagaaaggaTAAATGTAACATTCAAACAAGGCCATTCAGTAAGCGAATTTCCCTGTACTACTAGTGCATATGTAACGGAGGAGGTTTGGAACCACTCGTGTGAATACTTCTGTTAGCTCCCGCAGCTAATGCCTTGGCTTTAACTCGGTGACGAACAGTCTTGAAGCACCAGAGTTGGAACCCCGGTTGGTGACACACATACCTGTCTGAGTCGGGCCATGGACTCGCTGGGGATGAACTCGTTGTGGTTGAGGCGCGAGATGAAGCACAGGGCCTGGTACTGGCTCTGGC
Above is a window of Oncorhynchus kisutch isolate 150728-3 linkage group LG18, Okis_V2, whole genome shotgun sequence DNA encoding:
- the LOC109908860 gene encoding out at first protein homolog isoform X2, with amino-acid sequence MRWSRVNVRTKYITHVMNSSLKVRVRLADGQITEEVLEADSEKDSITLEFKQGDGTLITFVADFKQDVKIFRALILGELERGQSQYQALCFISRLNHNEFIPSESMARLRQKNPHAIRMAEERRGLDQLTMNVALNLSRAWQLSSHIYNMCSEAREAIYTRERDVQHWLERGVEGSVFEILPQSVDVVPVLLSCRSTRDVWQPCSCSFSLRLEWYPCLLKYCRNRDTTGKGSPYKCGIKSCSKGYHFTYYVPHKQLCLWDEET
- the LOC109908860 gene encoding out at first protein homolog isoform X1 — encoded protein: MFGSCVLPVSARIHAFLWALIFLTTFGLCSELKVRVRLADGQITEEVLEADSEKDSITLEFKQGDGTLITFVADFKQDVKIFRALILGELERGQSQYQALCFISRLNHNEFIPSESMARLRQKNPHAIRMAEERRGLDQLTMNVALNLSRAWQLSSHIYNMCSEAREAIYTRERDVQHWLERGVEGSVFEILPQSVDVVPVLLSCRSTRDVWQPCSCSFSLRLEWYPCLLKYCRNRDTTGKGSPYKCGIKSCSKGYHFTYYVPHKQLCLWDEET